Proteins encoded by one window of bacterium:
- a CDS encoding DUF1015 domain-containing protein: MARIAPFCAWRYNPQKISELSRVTSPPYDVIDRKQQQELHRRHAFNVIRLELGQELPGDNEKENKYSRAARFLKQWQESGVLLRDPRPSIYLYHHRFQGLNGDKIIRRGLVVLLYLEPLGGGVVFPHEETFPKHKKDRLALLRACRAQFNPVFSIFPDPGAEVRKLLEPPPRNPDMLVCDDSGVDHLVWVLDDPRLVRELTQAMAPRPIFIADGHHRYETSLRFQSEEKQSHDPLAPSNWTLMYLAPMEDPGLIVFPTHKLVRGLSNFSQQEFLEGLKRDFCLDELPFSGGGELQARKELSARMRRSLPESLSIGLALPGMESYWLMRPKSLSWVEDSLSHLPQPLRRLDVTLLHELILKEKMGIDIATQGQAHLLFSHNLGEALETASKKKVQAAFLMNPIPIEALKKVAAAGCKMPQKATYFYPKLLSGLLIRTLDTQDGLTQGF; the protein is encoded by the coding sequence ATGGCCAGAATCGCTCCTTTTTGCGCGTGGCGCTACAATCCCCAAAAGATCTCCGAGCTTTCCAGGGTAACCTCACCCCCTTATGATGTCATTGACCGAAAGCAGCAACAGGAACTCCACAGGCGACACGCCTTCAATGTCATCAGGCTGGAGCTGGGCCAGGAGCTCCCAGGGGACAACGAGAAGGAAAACAAGTACAGCAGGGCTGCCAGATTCTTGAAACAGTGGCAGGAGTCAGGAGTGCTCCTCAGGGATCCCAGGCCCTCTATATATTTGTACCATCACCGGTTCCAGGGCCTCAACGGAGACAAGATCATCAGAAGGGGACTGGTGGTCTTGCTTTACCTGGAGCCACTGGGAGGAGGAGTTGTTTTCCCCCACGAGGAGACCTTCCCGAAACATAAGAAAGATCGTCTGGCTCTTCTAAGGGCTTGCAGGGCCCAGTTCAACCCGGTTTTCTCCATTTTCCCTGATCCTGGAGCAGAGGTAAGGAAGCTCTTGGAGCCGCCCCCAAGGAATCCGGACATGCTGGTTTGCGACGACTCGGGAGTGGATCACCTGGTCTGGGTTCTGGATGATCCCAGGTTGGTAAGAGAATTGACTCAGGCCATGGCCCCAAGGCCCATCTTCATAGCTGACGGCCATCACAGGTATGAAACCTCTCTTCGCTTCCAGTCTGAAGAGAAACAGAGCCATGATCCTCTGGCCCCCAGTAACTGGACCCTGATGTACCTGGCCCCCATGGAAGACCCCGGGCTGATAGTGTTTCCCACCCACAAGCTAGTGAGAGGCTTGAGCAACTTCAGCCAGCAAGAGTTTCTTGAAGGTCTCAAGAGAGATTTTTGCCTGGATGAGCTTCCCTTTTCAGGGGGAGGCGAGCTTCAGGCCCGCAAGGAACTCTCGGCCAGAATGAGAAGATCCCTTCCAGAGAGCCTCTCCATTGGTTTGGCCCTGCCAGGCATGGAATCTTACTGGCTCATGCGCCCCAAGAGTCTATCTTGGGTGGAGGATTCTTTGAGTCACCTGCCCCAGCCCCTCAGAAGGCTGGATGTGACCCTGTTGCACGAGCTCATACTAAAAGAAAAAATGGGGATCGACATAGCAACGCAGGGGCAGGCGCACCTTCTTTTCTCCCACAATCTGGGAGAAGCCTTGGAGACGGCATCCAAGAAAAAGGTACAGGCAGCTTTTCTCATGAACCCTATCCCCATAGAGGCTTTGAAGAAAGTGGCTGCAGCAGGATGCAAGATGCCTCAGAAGGCAACCTATTTTTACCCCAAGTTGCTCTCCGGGCTCCTGATTCGTACGCTGGATACACAAGACGGTCTTACCCAGGGTTTCTAG
- a CDS encoding methyltransferase, which yields MDPALCPREDETLDGLFQGRLKILQKKAGYRFSMDPVLLVYFAGNLRGGRVLDLGTGCGLIPLILARRGDVREAFGIELQEELVEMAGRSVLINGLEDRVRILQGDFRRLKEIFPPQCFDHVLSNPPYHDPREGRKSPSNEKALSRHEQEGSIEELVQAARYVLGTKGRLWLTYCPSHIGKLFKALEAGGFAPRTIRFVHGRVELPASMTLVEAVRGGKGALRVQAPLILYEQDKNYTEELQRVYEMI from the coding sequence GTGGATCCAGCCCTGTGTCCCAGAGAAGATGAGACCTTGGATGGGCTCTTCCAGGGCAGACTCAAGATTCTTCAGAAGAAGGCGGGGTACCGCTTTTCCATGGATCCAGTGCTCCTGGTTTATTTTGCCGGGAATCTCCGAGGCGGCCGAGTCTTGGATCTGGGAACAGGCTGCGGGTTGATCCCCTTGATCTTGGCCCGCAGGGGAGATGTGCGAGAGGCCTTTGGTATAGAGTTGCAAGAAGAACTTGTGGAAATGGCAGGCAGGTCTGTACTCATCAATGGGCTTGAAGACAGGGTCAGAATCCTCCAGGGTGACTTCAGACGCCTAAAGGAGATCTTCCCGCCCCAGTGTTTTGATCATGTGCTGAGCAATCCCCCTTATCATGACCCCAGGGAAGGCAGGAAGAGCCCCAGCAATGAAAAGGCCCTTTCGCGCCACGAGCAGGAGGGCTCCATCGAGGAGCTGGTTCAGGCAGCCAGATATGTTCTTGGCACCAAGGGAAGGCTCTGGCTGACTTATTGTCCTTCCCACATTGGAAAACTTTTCAAGGCCCTGGAGGCTGGCGGATTTGCCCCACGCACCATAAGGTTCGTGCACGGCAGGGTGGAGTTGCCAGCCAGCATGACTCTGGTAGAGGCCGTAAGGGGAGGCAAGGGCGCTTTGCGGGTACAGGCCCCTCTCATACTTTACGAACAAGACAAGAATTACACAGAAGAACTCCAACGGGTGTACGAAATGATCTAG
- a CDS encoding response regulator, with protein MSPGGDILIIDDDRDLVASMKIILESRGFKVRTAHDGKEGYSRILEKPPDLILLDVMMNTDTEGFDLAARLKGDARFAAIPIIMTTGFPQKMAEQGPESFQHILGMEWPVAHLLEKPIEPEELLAAVEAFLKEAGKL; from the coding sequence ATGAGTCCAGGTGGAGATATCCTTATCATAGACGATGACAGGGATCTGGTGGCTTCCATGAAGATAATCCTGGAGAGCAGAGGCTTCAAGGTGCGCACCGCACATGATGGAAAGGAGGGCTACAGCCGCATCCTGGAAAAACCGCCTGACTTGATTCTTCTGGATGTTATGATGAATACAGACACCGAGGGTTTCGACCTGGCTGCTCGTCTCAAGGGGGATGCCCGATTCGCAGCAATCCCCATTATCATGACCACAGGATTCCCCCAGAAGATGGCTGAACAAGGCCCCGAGAGCTTCCAGCATATTCTGGGCATGGAGTGGCCGGTGGCCCATCTTTTGGAAAAACCCATCGAGCCCGAAGAGCTGCTGGCAGCTGTGGAAGCCTTTCTCAAAGAGGCTGGAAAACTCTGA
- a CDS encoding DUF721 domain-containing protein — translation MESLGEILARVMGEGGLEGRLKHETLFRSWPRVVGPLLARRCWPVSVKKGVLLVRVAGPLWMQELQFQKRDLLERVAELAGGDQIVDIRFTLRGVRSSASRRAMASAQEPLEISLSHEQRQWVENTVEEIQDPALKARLKRILEHHLKARQRR, via the coding sequence ATGGAGAGTCTTGGGGAAATCCTGGCCAGGGTCATGGGAGAGGGGGGACTGGAGGGAAGGCTCAAACATGAAACCTTGTTTCGCAGCTGGCCCCGTGTGGTAGGCCCTTTGTTGGCTCGCAGGTGCTGGCCCGTGTCTGTGAAAAAAGGAGTGCTCCTGGTGAGGGTGGCAGGGCCCCTCTGGATGCAGGAACTTCAGTTTCAAAAGAGGGATCTCCTGGAAAGGGTGGCTGAGCTGGCAGGTGGGGATCAGATAGTGGATATCCGCTTTACACTGCGAGGCGTAAGGAGCTCTGCATCCAGAAGGGCCATGGCCTCAGCTCAAGAGCCCCTGGAAATATCCTTGAGCCACGAGCAGAGGCAATGGGTGGAAAATACCGTTGAGGAAATCCAAGATCCGGCCTTGAAGGCCAGGCTCAAGCGTATTTTGGAGCATCACCTCAAGGCCAGGCAAAGAAGGTGA
- a CDS encoding 4Fe-4S binding protein, whose protein sequence is MTKEVSKKIVLYFSKSTWDKPIVYRLVKDYDLVFNILKAEVLPRQESYMVMELRGPQANYRRGVKYLKDCGITVKPVERDVQRDEELCYHCGACTAICPTNALHMDPPSMEVRFDNKLCSGCGLCMPVCPSRAMQTAML, encoded by the coding sequence ATGACCAAGGAAGTTTCCAAGAAAATCGTCCTCTATTTTTCCAAGTCCACCTGGGATAAACCCATTGTTTACAGGCTGGTGAAAGACTATGACCTGGTCTTCAACATCCTGAAGGCAGAGGTGTTGCCCAGGCAGGAAAGCTACATGGTCATGGAGTTGAGAGGTCCGCAGGCCAATTACCGCCGGGGGGTCAAGTACCTCAAAGATTGCGGGATCACGGTCAAGCCCGTGGAAAGGGATGTTCAGAGGGACGAAGAGCTGTGCTATCACTGTGGGGCTTGCACGGCCATTTGCCCCACCAATGCCCTTCATATGGATCCTCCTAGCATGGAAGTTCGTTTCGACAACAAACTTTGCAGCGGCTGCGGTCTTTGCATGCCTGTATGCCCCAGCCGTGCCATGCAAACCGCCATGCTTTGA
- a CDS encoding GAF domain-containing sensor histidine kinase, with translation MTMAYQLIRDQILFRRELMERVFWFVQLRWAAVGLGLLGCWMAFLAGEALDFHALVAVLGGIACYNMIFFLLGRRMQKDTREVAAFALVAHAQICLDLLGLFLILYFTGGSGSPLVVFVILHVVLAGILLSRTSCFIYAGAVIVALASMIWLEEAGILARLRPLLGWEMAVWARLGALGATLLAGAFLITQVVHSLRLKGRELLRVSAELNSTSSRLKALYEMVKQMGGEKDLQSLMDSATRLAATIMGVKACSIKLLDEEQKYLRFASTYGLSQDYLSKGAIEVAKSPINQRIIEGAFYSIGSIKEKDYFQYPEDIQKEGIVSMLCLPLKVEKRILGVFCVYSDESYHFAEQDTSFFSLMTDLTALAIERLRSELTKTWFFHKAAHQLRSPLHALLSMLKVLQDGYLGELNQKQQEALLRCQSRLRVMGELIEDLLLLGQRRSETSYKTLKPTNLGESVRQVSSLYAEQARRKKISLEVDIREPIPDVLAEEGLVDELLSNLISNAIKYTPSGGVVKISLARQGRAWLKLEVSDTGIGIPKEELPQLFTEFFRASNAKALEEHGTGLGLVIAKEALNRMRGSIQVMSRQGQGTTFTCLIPTILQGPQS, from the coding sequence ATGACAATGGCCTACCAGCTCATCCGCGATCAGATATTGTTTCGCAGGGAACTCATGGAGAGGGTTTTTTGGTTCGTGCAACTGAGATGGGCGGCCGTGGGCCTGGGGCTGCTGGGCTGTTGGATGGCTTTCCTGGCAGGAGAGGCTTTGGATTTTCATGCCCTGGTGGCTGTCTTGGGAGGCATTGCTTGTTACAACATGATCTTTTTCCTCTTGGGAAGACGGATGCAAAAAGACACCCGGGAGGTAGCAGCCTTCGCTTTGGTAGCCCATGCGCAGATCTGTCTGGATCTGCTGGGCCTGTTCTTGATCCTATACTTCACAGGAGGCTCTGGCAGTCCCCTTGTGGTCTTTGTAATCTTGCATGTTGTCCTGGCCGGGATTTTGCTTTCCAGAACAAGCTGTTTCATCTATGCGGGAGCTGTGATTGTGGCTCTGGCCAGCATGATATGGCTGGAGGAGGCAGGAATTCTGGCGCGTTTGAGGCCCCTTCTGGGCTGGGAAATGGCTGTTTGGGCCAGGCTCGGGGCCCTGGGAGCCACACTCTTGGCAGGTGCTTTTCTCATCACCCAGGTGGTGCATTCCCTCAGGCTCAAGGGCAGGGAGCTCCTGAGGGTCTCGGCAGAGCTGAACTCCACCAGTTCAAGGCTCAAGGCCCTTTACGAGATGGTCAAACAGATGGGTGGGGAGAAGGATCTTCAGAGCCTCATGGATTCGGCCACCCGTTTGGCCGCCACCATAATGGGGGTGAAGGCCTGCTCCATAAAACTGCTGGACGAGGAGCAGAAGTACCTAAGATTTGCCTCCACCTACGGGCTCAGCCAGGATTACCTCTCCAAGGGGGCCATAGAGGTGGCCAAGAGCCCCATAAATCAAAGAATCATAGAGGGCGCCTTCTATTCCATAGGCAGCATAAAGGAGAAGGACTATTTCCAGTACCCTGAGGATATCCAGAAGGAAGGCATTGTCTCCATGCTCTGCCTGCCCTTGAAGGTGGAAAAGAGGATCCTGGGGGTCTTTTGCGTTTACAGCGATGAGAGCTATCATTTCGCAGAGCAGGACACCTCCTTTTTCTCCCTCATGACAGACCTGACCGCCCTGGCCATAGAGAGGCTAAGAAGCGAGCTTACCAAGACCTGGTTTTTCCACAAGGCGGCCCATCAGCTTCGCTCTCCTCTGCATGCGCTGCTTAGCATGTTAAAGGTTCTTCAGGATGGATACCTGGGGGAATTAAACCAGAAACAGCAAGAGGCACTGTTGCGCTGCCAGAGCAGACTTCGTGTCATGGGAGAACTCATAGAGGATCTCCTGCTGCTCGGGCAAAGAAGGTCCGAGACCTCTTACAAGACCCTAAAACCCACGAACCTGGGGGAGAGCGTAAGGCAGGTTTCATCTCTTTACGCAGAACAGGCCAGGAGAAAAAAGATTTCGCTGGAGGTGGACATCAGAGAACCCATCCCAGATGTGCTGGCCGAGGAGGGATTGGTGGATGAGCTTCTGAGCAATCTCATCTCCAACGCCATCAAATATACTCCTTCAGGGGGTGTGGTGAAGATCAGCCTTGCCAGGCAGGGAAGGGCATGGCTCAAGCTGGAGGTATCTGACACCGGCATAGGCATTCCCAAGGAGGAACTGCCACAGCTTTTCACAGAATTCTTCAGGGCTTCCAACGCCAAGGCCCTGGAAGAGCATGGAACGGGCCTTGGGCTCGTCATTGCCAAAGAGGCCTTGAACCGCATGCGGGGATCCATCCAGGTGATGAGCAGGCAAGGGCAGGGGACTACCTTTACCTGCCTGATACCCACCATTCTTCAAGGCCCGCAGTCATAG
- the mnmA gene encoding tRNA 2-thiouridine(34) synthase MnmA, whose product MGSWGKAVWAALSGGVDSATAAALLVRQGLRVEAVFMELWDCGLVPRGQRATCCSPGDMADARRVAEHLGVAFRTVNLREAFREKVIGEFVGSYLTGRTPNPCIRCNQWIKYGALLEMAVQNGAQGLATGHYARLLRGAAGEPLRLLRGSDKSKDQSYFLFPLGQEQLKRVIWPLGEMSKAQVRELASNWGLPVARKRESQEVCFLAGGDYREFLKDYLGSAEDSPGKITDEKGVELGTHQGVSRFTVGQRRGLGIPWREPLYVLRVLPQEARIVVGPRKSTLSRGLVAGQATWVGGVAPAREFYCQVQIRYRHKAAEARVDPLGKNRFRVTFFRPQSSITPGQAAVLYEGEEVLGGGWIEEVLRD is encoded by the coding sequence ATGGGCTCTTGGGGCAAAGCTGTATGGGCGGCCTTGAGCGGCGGCGTTGACAGTGCTACGGCCGCCGCTTTGTTGGTGCGCCAAGGCCTGCGGGTCGAAGCCGTGTTCATGGAGCTTTGGGATTGCGGGCTTGTCCCACGCGGTCAGAGGGCTACCTGCTGTTCTCCTGGGGACATGGCCGATGCCCGGCGCGTGGCTGAGCATCTGGGAGTGGCCTTCAGGACCGTGAACCTGAGAGAGGCCTTCCGGGAAAAGGTAATAGGGGAATTTGTGGGCTCTTACTTGACAGGCAGGACCCCCAACCCCTGCATCCGTTGCAATCAATGGATAAAATATGGGGCGCTCTTGGAGATGGCTGTCCAAAACGGGGCTCAAGGACTGGCCACAGGCCATTATGCCAGGCTCCTGAGGGGTGCTGCCGGCGAACCTTTGAGGTTGTTGCGGGGCTCAGACAAATCCAAGGATCAAAGTTATTTCCTGTTCCCTTTGGGCCAGGAACAGCTAAAGAGGGTCATTTGGCCTCTGGGGGAGATGAGCAAGGCCCAGGTCAGAGAACTTGCTTCCAACTGGGGGCTTCCAGTGGCCCGAAAAAGGGAGAGCCAGGAAGTCTGTTTTCTGGCAGGGGGAGACTATAGAGAGTTCCTCAAAGATTATCTGGGCTCTGCCGAGGACTCTCCTGGAAAAATAACAGACGAAAAAGGTGTAGAGTTGGGCACTCACCAAGGGGTATCCAGATTTACAGTGGGGCAGAGAAGGGGGCTGGGAATTCCCTGGCGAGAACCCCTCTATGTTCTAAGAGTTCTGCCCCAGGAGGCCAGGATAGTGGTGGGACCGAGGAAAAGCACCCTTTCCAGAGGGCTGGTGGCAGGACAGGCAACCTGGGTAGGAGGTGTTGCGCCTGCCAGAGAGTTTTACTGCCAGGTTCAGATCCGCTACCGGCACAAGGCAGCTGAAGCTCGAGTTGATCCCCTTGGAAAAAACCGTTTCCGGGTCACATTTTTCAGACCTCAATCCTCCATCACCCCCGGGCAGGCGGCTGTGCTTTATGAGGGAGAGGAGGTCCTGGGCGGAGGCTGGATAGAGGAAGTGCTTAGAGACTGA